Proteins co-encoded in one Rhodothermales bacterium genomic window:
- a CDS encoding BcpO-related WXXGXW repeat protein gives MRISNFSIAAIVVALVTGATLASPSTADASTSTYAQQTVDADGRKVRVVRHRPPALRVEVRTRRPSRRHVWIDGHWRYRHARYVWVKGRWSPRPRHSAIYVRPHWVRRGGGWVQVGGFWRF, from the coding sequence ATGAGAATTTCTAACTTTTCGATAGCGGCAATCGTCGTAGCTCTTGTGACCGGTGCAACTTTGGCTTCACCGTCGACCGCTGACGCTTCGACATCAACGTATGCGCAGCAGACTGTCGACGCAGACGGGCGCAAGGTGCGTGTTGTGAGGCATCGCCCACCGGCTCTAAGAGTTGAAGTGCGGACGCGTCGCCCGTCAAGGCGGCACGTATGGATCGATGGGCACTGGCGTTATCGGCATGCCCGCTACGTGTGGGTCAAGGGCCGGTGGTCACCACGCCCCCGTCACAGCGCGATATACGTCAGGCCTCACTGGGTTCGCCGTGGAGGCGGATGGGTCCAGGTAGGTGGCTTCTGGAGATTCTAG
- a CDS encoding DUF4397 domain-containing protein, translating into MAILALLLAPVANAGDGVDIKDTIKKSFSVKEGGTLSLDLDRGSIVIRSSSESTVLVEVDRIVGAESKEDAKRILEQHQLEILKKGNDVVVRSRFDQDGFEWTKWRDRDRVKLKVVVRVPAQYNVEFTTGAGNVYAEDVDGMVNGTTGAGNVQIGRVSGRVSITSGTGNVDIDGAMGPVEIATGAGNIRVGEVAGEVVANTGAGNIEAKIMSQPSSRSKLETGAGNVTVYLSDSVGIDVHAETGIGSADCDFGLKVSGRFLSGKSFKGSVNGGGPALTMHSGAGSVSLKKQ; encoded by the coding sequence ATGGCGATCCTGGCGCTGCTCCTCGCGCCCGTCGCGAACGCTGGCGACGGCGTCGACATCAAGGACACCATCAAGAAGTCATTCAGCGTAAAGGAGGGAGGCACGCTTTCTCTGGACCTCGATCGTGGTAGCATCGTGATCCGCTCTTCATCGGAGTCGACTGTTCTCGTCGAAGTGGACCGCATAGTCGGCGCAGAATCGAAGGAGGACGCAAAACGAATCCTTGAGCAGCACCAGCTCGAGATCCTCAAGAAGGGGAACGATGTAGTCGTGAGATCCCGATTCGACCAGGACGGGTTCGAGTGGACAAAGTGGAGGGATCGTGATCGTGTCAAGCTGAAGGTCGTAGTGCGTGTTCCGGCGCAGTACAACGTTGAGTTCACCACCGGAGCCGGGAATGTATATGCCGAGGATGTCGATGGCATGGTGAACGGCACAACGGGAGCGGGCAACGTACAGATCGGTCGGGTAAGCGGTCGCGTCAGTATTACGTCGGGCACGGGTAACGTTGATATCGATGGAGCCATGGGACCGGTTGAGATAGCGACGGGTGCGGGTAACATCCGGGTCGGCGAAGTGGCAGGCGAAGTTGTGGCAAATACCGGTGCCGGTAACATTGAAGCCAAGATCATGAGTCAGCCTTCAAGTCGCTCGAAACTCGAGACCGGCGCTGGCAATGTGACGGTTTATCTGTCGGACAGTGTCGGCATTGATGTGCATGCCGAAACCGGAATCGGTTCTGCCGACTGTGATTTCGGCCTGAAGGTGAGTGGTCGGTTTCTCTCGGGGAAGTCATTCAAAGGCAGCGTGAACGGCGGCGGGCCGGCGCTTACGATGCATTCGGGAGCGGGTAGCGTGAGTTTGAAGAAGCAGTAG